TTTCATCTATTTGTTCATATTTGATAATCTAACATAAACCTATTACTTACCAATTTTTTCATTAATCGCTTTAAAATATGGTAAAACCTCATCGGCATAGCGCTTCATTGCCTTCATAACCTTGCGATGCTCCATTCCGCCCATACGGAACCAGCATGATAAACTATTAACTCCCGCTTGCTCGACAATCTCTAATCGGTTAATGGCATCCTGTGCATCGGTTAATAATGCTACGCCCGTATCATTCAGTCCACGAACATCTAATGGGCCATCAAACTCTTTTGCTACTTCTGCAAAGCGCTCATACGTTTTTGGTGCTTGCATGCCTTTTGCCCCTGGAATTAAATCAAGGACACGGTTAAAATATACTTTCATATTTTCCTCTACATTTTTAACTGCTTGGTCTGTATCATCAGCAATATTCATTTGTAGATTCATATGAATATCCGGTGTAATGCCTTTTTGAATTAAACGATCTCTCGTGCGCTTTGTATAGTCGAGAACATCGTCCAAGACCATTAATGTCGGGGTGACCATGAATTCTCTTGCCTCTTTTTCTACCATTAAATCAAACGAGGCTGGACTAATCGCTGCATAATAGAATGGAATTCTTTCTTGAACAGGTTTTGGAACTAACGAGACATTATCTAATTGATAGAATTCCCCATCATAGCTAAACGTTTCATTATTCCATAGGCCTTGGATGATTTCGACATACTCCCAAAAACGTTCCCGTGTTTTTTCCATCGGAACCCCTAGCCCTTTTGCCTCTAACGGCTGATAACCACG
This genomic window from Desertibacillus haloalkaliphilus contains:
- a CDS encoding LLM class flavin-dependent oxidoreductase gives rise to the protein MKTGLFYVNECHDGNYERAYGEMLEQIQYGEELGFESVWLAEHHFSSYGSLASPQVAAAAISQITKKMDIGIGVSILNFDNPVRIAEDYAMVDILSEGRLKFGAGRGYQPLEAKGLGVPMEKTRERFWEYVEIIQGLWNNETFSYDGEFYQLDNVSLVPKPVQERIPFYYAAISPASFDLMVEKEAREFMVTPTLMVLDDVLDYTKRTRDRLIQKGITPDIHMNLQMNIADDTDQAVKNVEENMKVYFNRVLDLIPGAKGMQAPKTYERFAEVAKEFDGPLDVRGLNDTGVALLTDAQDAINRLEIVEQAGVNSLSCWFRMGGMEHRKVMKAMKRYADEVLPYFKAINEKIGK